The Peribacillus sp. FSL P2-0133 genome has a segment encoding these proteins:
- a CDS encoding DEAD/DEAH box helicase, with protein sequence MDIKLNQKIIKDMCGAVSFKRGEAFHRANKVTFESYRPDGCEATVKGKEDFHVTIEVDAVGGFQTKCSCPTLASFQRDCQHIAAVLLSVYDHQRDGTIPEGLYADSTDASANKKLSEGLLTLFNNQPVRKSGHQRHFEIRKMLEAEFTCKPVWMGTDRYMLGLEMKIGSFNVANVRDFLKRVKEGNPAQVSRSFIYDPVLHCFQNENDSVLQELITVISDEKVYVDALTDKSEYALDNHLLLLPPSSFRRLVPILEVAPSVKLAYGGLTFNGFRLSNGPLPLQFDFTESEVKGYQLNIKRLHEMIVMNAYTLVLFEGELVQLENEDFQRLSELKQMMEDSGMNQIPIHHDQLELFMDKVVPGLKRLGEVHIARSITELFLKTPLVAKLYLDRVKNRLLAGLEFHYENIVINPLEKQESKVIRDVEKEAEILKLMEDSQFAKTDGGYFLHNEELEYEFLYHIVPKLQKLVQIYATTAVRNRISRGNAAPRIRVKIKKERTNWLEFKFEMDDIPDKQIREILAALEEKRKYYRLRNGSLLSLETREYEEINRFLNALPVQDEDWESRLNMPVVKGLQLLDSVNDSQTFTMEESFRQFLDNIRNPGALEFVVPNSLAPILREYQKNGYKWMKILAQYGFGGILADDMGLGKTLQSITFILSELPDIRKKRVPALIVCPSSLTYNWLSEFTKFAPDIQAVIVDGDKTERTKLLKEVGDVDVVIISYPLLRKDITSFEKEDFHTVFFDEAQAFKNPVTQTARAAKKIKAAHRFALTGTPIENSLEELWSLFHIVFPELFMGLKEYSNLSRKQISRRIRPFLLRRMKEDVLAELPEKIESLESMELLPDQKKLYGAYLAKLRHDTLKHLDKDTLRKNRIRILAGLTRLRQICCHPALFVDGYKGSSAKYEQLMQIVEESKHSGRRVLIFSQFTKMLQIIGRDLAMKGQPFFYLDGQTPSKERVEICNRFNTGERDIFLISLKAGGTGLNLTGADTVILYDLWWNPAVEEQAADRAHRMGQKNEVQVIKLIARGTIEEKMNELQEKKKHLIEEIIDPGGKSPTALTEEDIREILMI encoded by the coding sequence TTGGATATCAAATTAAATCAAAAAATCATAAAAGACATGTGCGGGGCCGTCTCCTTCAAAAGAGGGGAAGCTTTTCATCGTGCCAATAAAGTGACATTTGAAAGTTACCGTCCTGATGGTTGTGAAGCAACGGTTAAAGGAAAGGAAGACTTCCATGTCACGATTGAAGTGGATGCTGTCGGCGGATTTCAGACGAAATGCAGCTGTCCTACGCTTGCTTCCTTCCAAAGGGATTGCCAGCATATTGCAGCTGTCTTGCTGTCGGTTTACGACCATCAGCGAGATGGAACGATCCCTGAGGGCCTATATGCAGACAGTACTGATGCTTCAGCCAATAAGAAGTTGTCAGAAGGCTTGCTGACCCTTTTCAATAATCAGCCTGTACGCAAAAGCGGTCATCAGCGCCACTTTGAAATAAGAAAGATGCTTGAAGCGGAATTTACGTGTAAACCAGTATGGATGGGAACGGATCGATATATGTTAGGACTGGAAATGAAAATCGGTTCTTTCAATGTGGCGAATGTCCGTGATTTCCTTAAGCGAGTTAAAGAAGGAAATCCTGCCCAAGTGTCCCGTTCATTTATATATGACCCGGTGCTGCATTGTTTTCAGAATGAAAATGATTCCGTGCTTCAGGAGCTCATTACAGTGATATCTGATGAAAAAGTCTATGTTGACGCCCTGACGGATAAATCTGAATATGCATTGGACAATCACTTATTACTGTTGCCTCCATCTTCTTTTCGAAGGCTTGTCCCCATCCTTGAAGTAGCTCCATCGGTGAAGCTTGCCTATGGTGGCCTTACATTCAATGGCTTTCGTTTATCAAACGGACCGCTTCCTTTACAGTTTGACTTTACCGAAAGCGAGGTCAAAGGTTATCAACTGAATATTAAAAGGCTGCACGAGATGATAGTCATGAATGCATACACATTGGTTCTATTTGAAGGGGAATTGGTTCAGCTCGAAAATGAGGATTTCCAACGCCTTTCAGAGTTAAAGCAAATGATGGAGGATTCGGGGATGAATCAAATTCCAATCCATCATGACCAGCTGGAATTATTCATGGACAAAGTGGTACCAGGTTTGAAAAGACTGGGTGAAGTCCATATAGCAAGATCCATCACTGAATTGTTTTTGAAGACACCGCTGGTTGCGAAGCTATACTTGGATCGTGTGAAAAACAGGCTGCTTGCGGGGCTGGAGTTCCATTATGAAAATATCGTGATCAACCCTTTGGAAAAACAGGAATCCAAGGTTATAAGGGATGTAGAGAAGGAGGCGGAGATACTAAAGCTGATGGAGGATAGCCAGTTTGCCAAGACGGACGGCGGCTATTTCTTGCATAACGAAGAGTTGGAGTATGAGTTTTTGTACCACATCGTTCCGAAACTCCAGAAGCTGGTACAAATCTATGCCACGACCGCTGTAAGAAACCGAATTTCCCGTGGGAATGCTGCACCGCGCATTAGGGTGAAAATTAAAAAGGAACGTACTAATTGGCTCGAATTCAAATTTGAAATGGATGATATCCCAGATAAACAAATACGTGAAATCTTAGCAGCGCTTGAAGAAAAAAGGAAATACTATCGTTTAAGGAATGGATCGCTGCTTTCCCTTGAAACAAGGGAATACGAGGAAATCAATCGATTTCTAAATGCACTGCCCGTACAGGATGAAGACTGGGAAAGCAGGCTGAACATGCCAGTCGTAAAAGGGCTGCAGCTCCTTGATTCCGTTAATGACAGCCAGACATTCACAATGGAAGAATCCTTCCGGCAGTTTTTGGATAACATCAGGAATCCGGGCGCCTTGGAGTTCGTGGTGCCAAATAGTCTGGCCCCGATCTTGCGCGAATATCAAAAAAACGGCTACAAATGGATGAAAATACTTGCCCAATACGGTTTTGGCGGGATTCTTGCTGATGATATGGGTCTGGGGAAAACATTGCAAAGCATCACCTTCATTTTATCCGAGCTACCTGACATCCGTAAGAAGAGGGTTCCGGCGCTTATTGTCTGCCCATCATCATTGACCTACAATTGGCTGAGTGAATTCACTAAATTCGCTCCGGATATCCAAGCCGTCATCGTGGATGGCGACAAGACGGAAAGGACGAAGCTGCTTAAGGAAGTGGGTGACGTGGATGTAGTGATCATCTCTTATCCATTGCTCCGGAAAGACATCACGTCGTTTGAAAAAGAGGACTTCCATACGGTGTTCTTCGATGAAGCTCAGGCCTTTAAGAACCCAGTGACACAAACGGCACGAGCGGCCAAGAAGATAAAAGCGGCACATCGCTTCGCATTGACTGGTACGCCCATCGAGAATTCACTAGAAGAGCTCTGGTCCCTTTTCCACATCGTATTCCCTGAACTATTCATGGGGTTAAAGGAGTACAGCAACCTCTCAAGGAAGCAGATTTCCCGCAGGATCCGTCCATTTTTGCTGCGGAGAATGAAAGAGGACGTACTGGCGGAACTACCGGAAAAAATCGAGTCGCTGGAATCGATGGAACTGCTTCCTGATCAGAAGAAACTGTACGGCGCCTATCTGGCGAAGCTACGGCATGATACGCTGAAGCACCTGGACAAGGACACCCTCCGGAAAAATCGGATCAGAATCCTCGCAGGCTTGACCCGGCTTCGGCAAATATGCTGTCACCCCGCCTTGTTTGTGGACGGATACAAAGGCAGTTCAGCAAAATATGAGCAACTGATGCAAATTGTCGAGGAATCGAAGCATTCTGGAAGACGGGTGCTGATTTTCTCACAATTTACAAAAATGCTTCAAATTATCGGCAGGGATTTGGCCATGAAAGGACAACCCTTTTTCTACCTGGATGGACAAACTCCATCAAAGGAACGTGTTGAAATCTGCAATCGGTTTAATACAGGAGAACGGGATATATTCCTCATTTCATTGAAAGCGGGCGGTACGGGTCTCAATCTGACGGGTGCCGATACAGTCATTCTATATGACCTTTGGTGGAATCCGGCAGTTGAAGAACAAGCAGCGGACCGTGCCCATCGAATGGGGCAGAAGAATGAGGTTCAAGTCATCAAACTTATTGCCCGCGGCACAATCGAAGAAAAAATGAATGAACTTCAAGAGAAAAAGAAACACCTTATTGAAGAAATCATCGACCCTGGGGGCAAGTCGCCGACTGCCCTTACAGAAGAGGATATCAGGGAAATCCTGATGATATAA
- a CDS encoding multidrug efflux SMR transporter yields the protein MAWVSLILAGLFEMFGVAMINKLHKDRNWQSLLLLFIGFGASFLFLAYAMQTLPMGTAYAIWTGIGASGGAIIGMLLYGESKDWRRVIFIAMVLGAAVGLKLVS from the coding sequence ATGGCTTGGGTCTCTTTAATCTTAGCGGGGCTATTTGAAATGTTTGGGGTTGCGATGATAAATAAATTGCACAAAGACCGTAATTGGCAATCCTTGCTGCTGTTATTCATAGGATTCGGAGCAAGTTTCCTATTTCTTGCTTATGCCATGCAAACCTTGCCGATGGGGACGGCTTATGCTATCTGGACAGGGATCGGCGCATCAGGCGGAGCGATAATCGGGATGCTCCTATACGGGGAATCCAAAGATTGGCGAAGGGTCATTTTTATAGCCATGGTCCTTGGCGCAGCAGTGGGATTAAAACTTGTTTCATAG
- a CDS encoding helix-turn-helix transcriptional regulator: MAIIINIDVMLAKRKMSVTELSERVGITMANLSILKNGKAKAIRLTTLEAICKALECQPGDILEYRNDEDTQD; the protein is encoded by the coding sequence TTGGCGATTATAATCAATATTGATGTGATGCTGGCTAAAAGGAAAATGAGTGTTACAGAACTTTCGGAGAGGGTTGGAATAACGATGGCCAATCTTTCCATATTGAAAAATGGTAAGGCAAAAGCGATTCGATTAACAACTTTAGAGGCGATTTGTAAAGCTTTAGAATGTCAACCCGGAGATATTTTGGAATACCGAAATGATGAAGACACCCAAGATTAA
- a CDS encoding GerAB/ArcD/ProY family transporter encodes MEKAKISGYQLFVLIFLFEMGSALLVPLAGEAKQAAWLVILIAMIGGFLLFFIYYGLFQYYPDQLLTEFVKQILGNFLGNIVAFLYILYFIYLSARVLRDFGDTLLTFAYPHIPLFFANAVFILVVVFTVRKGIEVLARTGELFFVLENLLLMTFMLLIITSGMIHLNNLKPIFEISGTEMLKMGFTKTVFFPFGEVIVFLMIFPYLKEPQRLKKIGMGGLATSGIFLAVIMAVNIAVLGVDLTTRSQYPLLTLIQSIEVAGFLERLDVYFLFLLMIGGFIKISVFTYVAVSGTANVFNVKQPSRLAYPVGMIILLISIIISSSYTEHIYEGLGAVPHYIHLPFQVIIPLLLLIIAFFKNRKKGKQAPK; translated from the coding sequence ATGGAAAAGGCAAAAATCAGCGGTTACCAGCTGTTCGTCCTTATTTTCCTGTTTGAAATGGGCAGTGCACTTTTGGTTCCGCTTGCAGGTGAAGCCAAGCAGGCTGCTTGGCTAGTCATCCTTATTGCGATGATAGGCGGATTTTTATTATTTTTCATTTATTATGGCCTTTTTCAATACTACCCTGATCAGCTGTTAACAGAGTTTGTAAAACAGATATTGGGGAATTTTCTAGGCAATATCGTAGCTTTTCTATATATCCTTTATTTCATCTATCTTTCTGCAAGGGTGCTGAGGGATTTCGGAGATACACTGCTTACTTTTGCCTATCCTCATATTCCGTTATTTTTTGCGAACGCTGTATTCATTTTAGTCGTGGTGTTTACGGTCCGTAAGGGGATAGAAGTATTGGCGAGGACGGGTGAACTATTCTTTGTCTTGGAGAATTTACTTTTAATGACCTTCATGCTTCTAATTATTACTTCAGGCATGATCCATTTAAACAACTTAAAACCCATTTTTGAAATCAGCGGGACAGAGATGTTGAAAATGGGTTTCACTAAAACCGTATTCTTTCCTTTTGGCGAGGTCATAGTGTTTTTAATGATTTTTCCTTATTTGAAAGAACCTCAGCGATTGAAAAAAATTGGAATGGGGGGCTTGGCGACAAGCGGTATTTTTCTCGCGGTAATAATGGCCGTGAATATTGCTGTACTAGGTGTGGACCTTACAACACGATCGCAATACCCTCTTCTTACCCTCATTCAGTCCATAGAGGTCGCTGGCTTTCTTGAACGTCTCGATGTGTACTTCTTGTTTTTATTGATGATTGGCGGGTTCATTAAGATAAGTGTATTTACTTATGTAGCGGTATCGGGTACGGCGAATGTTTTCAATGTTAAACAGCCCTCCAGACTTGCTTACCCTGTTGGCATGATCATTTTATTGATTTCGATCATTATATCAAGCAGCTATACGGAACATATCTATGAAGGGCTAGGTGCCGTACCACATTACATCCATCTGCCATTTCAGGTGATCATCCCATTGCTTCTCTTGATCATTGCCTTTTTTAAGAATCGAAAAAAAGGAAAACAAGCACCAAAATAA
- a CDS encoding multidrug resistance efflux transporter family protein — translation MRPIILGICSAFFFAFTFVLNQAMELSGGSWIWSASLRYIFMVPFLLCIVLSRKNLRPLLRVMREKPGPWLLWSFVGFGLFYAPLCFASAYSPGWLIAGTWQITIISGALLAPLFFENVQTKDGLERQRGKVSVKGLLMSMIILLGIILMQLEHTKHISMANLWLGVIPIVIASFAYPLGNRKMMEVSEGRLDAYQRVLGMTLASLPFWFLLSLYGFFTVGAPTKMQSFQSLLVALFSGVIATVLFFKATDLVSGNMQKLASVEATQSMEVLFALAGELLFLSLPIPSPLSWFGIFIVIIGMILHSYVSHKKEGSSRKRIVSA, via the coding sequence TTGCGTCCGATTATATTAGGTATTTGTTCCGCTTTCTTTTTTGCATTTACGTTTGTTTTAAATCAGGCCATGGAGTTGTCTGGCGGAAGTTGGATATGGAGTGCTTCGCTGCGTTATATCTTTATGGTGCCTTTTCTGTTGTGTATCGTATTGAGCAGAAAAAATCTGCGCCCCCTTTTACGAGTGATGAGAGAAAAGCCGGGTCCTTGGCTGCTTTGGAGTTTTGTCGGTTTTGGGTTATTTTATGCTCCTTTATGCTTTGCATCCGCCTACTCACCTGGCTGGCTAATTGCCGGCACTTGGCAAATCACGATCATTTCGGGTGCATTACTTGCGCCGCTGTTTTTTGAGAATGTCCAAACGAAAGATGGGCTCGAAAGGCAAAGAGGAAAGGTTTCCGTGAAAGGCCTCCTTATGTCCATGATCATCCTGCTTGGAATCATCCTGATGCAGCTGGAACACACCAAGCACATTTCAATGGCCAATCTTTGGCTGGGAGTGATTCCAATCGTCATCGCCTCGTTTGCATACCCTTTGGGAAATCGCAAAATGATGGAAGTATCCGAAGGACGTTTGGATGCATATCAGCGGGTATTGGGAATGACTTTGGCGAGTCTGCCATTCTGGTTTCTGCTTTCATTGTACGGTTTCTTTACAGTGGGGGCGCCGACGAAGATGCAAAGTTTCCAATCCCTTTTGGTAGCACTATTTTCTGGAGTCATCGCCACGGTCCTTTTTTTCAAGGCGACCGATTTGGTAAGCGGAAATATGCAGAAATTAGCTTCCGTTGAAGCTACACAATCGATGGAGGTCCTTTTTGCACTGGCTGGCGAATTACTGTTCCTATCTTTACCGATTCCTTCTCCGTTATCGTGGTTCGGCATCTTTATCGTCATCATAGGAATGATCCTGCATAGCTATGTATCACATAAAAAAGAAGGTTCATCCCGGAAACGGATAGTGAGTGCCTAA
- a CDS encoding GNAT family N-acetyltransferase yields MSIQKATLHELESLTELFDLYRVFYEQASDPGRAREFLRERLTNGESVVFMAYGEGNPIGFVQLYPSFSSVSMMRSWVLNDLFVKESARKKGFGEELLNAAITFARETGAKGVSLETGKDNVNAQKLYEKIGFVRESNHFYFFSI; encoded by the coding sequence ATGAGTATACAGAAGGCTACATTACATGAGCTGGAATCACTGACGGAACTTTTTGATTTATACAGAGTGTTTTATGAGCAAGCATCCGATCCTGGTCGAGCAAGGGAGTTTTTAAGGGAAAGGCTGACAAATGGGGAGTCTGTGGTTTTTATGGCCTATGGCGAAGGAAATCCTATTGGTTTTGTACAATTATATCCTTCTTTTTCATCTGTGAGTATGATGCGGTCATGGGTATTGAATGATTTATTCGTGAAGGAGTCCGCCCGTAAAAAGGGATTTGGCGAGGAGTTATTGAACGCGGCCATCACGTTTGCACGCGAAACAGGTGCCAAAGGGGTTTCACTGGAGACAGGCAAGGATAATGTAAATGCACAGAAACTTTATGAAAAAATTGGTTTCGTCCGTGAATCAAACCATTTTTATTTTTTCTCCATTTAA
- a CDS encoding Ger(x)C family spore germination protein: MSRKKLILFLMLISTTFTSGCWDKTELNEMAIVSAIGLDRNKEGKLVGTFQIINPSNVAGALQGGGGTNPPISIYRATGDNVLELDSIASTKISRDMYFAHANLIVIGEELAKEEGLNDIFDAFERSPEFRATTRIVIARGVKARDIVEALTAIDKVSAEKVIKTIETTEKIQGGNISINLQETIKNLLSTGKEPIISGFTVKGNTGKEDKMENTMSSDIKANPNAAGIGVFKDGKLIDWLDGNKAIGSMWVLDRIVSTHLNLDWEGKKDAVTYQVIRQKTNVSIKMENGKPKVFIKVRAEGDIREVNVPLNLTDTHVLIDIEKKLTKKLKKEMEDAVVRAQKNKADIFGFGEIMHENHPKEWKKIEKNWDDVSFPELEVDVQAETFIRRTGLRNKPYLSNIKKNDQ; this comes from the coding sequence ATGAGTCGTAAAAAGCTAATTCTGTTCTTGATGTTGATCTCTACTACATTCACCTCCGGCTGTTGGGATAAAACAGAGTTAAACGAAATGGCCATCGTCTCGGCAATTGGACTCGATAGAAATAAAGAAGGAAAGCTAGTGGGAACTTTCCAAATCATTAATCCAAGCAATGTAGCGGGAGCTCTTCAGGGCGGCGGCGGAACAAATCCACCGATATCCATTTATAGGGCCACCGGCGATAATGTGCTTGAACTGGATAGTATCGCTTCAACTAAAATCTCGCGGGATATGTATTTTGCCCATGCCAACCTGATTGTCATAGGTGAGGAACTAGCAAAAGAAGAGGGCCTCAACGATATTTTCGACGCATTTGAGCGCTCACCGGAATTCAGGGCAACTACGAGGATCGTGATTGCCCGGGGTGTGAAAGCAAGGGATATTGTCGAAGCGTTAACTGCAATCGATAAGGTATCTGCTGAGAAAGTCATTAAGACGATTGAAACCACTGAAAAAATTCAGGGGGGAAATATTAGCATTAATCTCCAAGAAACGATCAAGAATCTGCTTAGTACCGGGAAAGAACCGATAATAAGTGGTTTTACCGTGAAAGGAAACACAGGTAAAGAAGATAAAATGGAGAATACCATGTCCTCGGATATTAAGGCAAACCCTAATGCAGCAGGGATAGGTGTTTTTAAAGATGGAAAATTGATTGACTGGCTGGATGGCAATAAGGCAATAGGGTCAATGTGGGTATTGGATAGGATCGTAAGTACCCATTTAAACCTTGATTGGGAGGGTAAAAAAGACGCAGTCACCTATCAGGTGATTCGTCAAAAAACCAACGTTTCGATAAAAATGGAAAATGGAAAACCTAAGGTATTTATAAAGGTCCGTGCAGAAGGAGATATCCGGGAGGTGAATGTTCCTTTGAATCTAACCGATACGCATGTTTTGATAGATATTGAAAAGAAGTTAACCAAGAAATTAAAGAAGGAGATGGAAGATGCGGTCGTTCGGGCACAAAAAAATAAAGCCGATATTTTTGGCTTTGGTGAAATCATGCACGAAAACCATCCTAAAGAATGGAAGAAAATCGAAAAAAACTGGGACGATGTTTCTTTTCCTGAACTGGAAGTAGATGTGCAGGCAGAGACTTTCATTCGCCGTACTGGATTACGTAATAAGCCGTATCTTTCGAATATAAAAAAGAATGATCAATAA
- a CDS encoding AbrB/MazE/SpoVT family DNA-binding domain-containing protein, with protein sequence MKSTGIVRKVDELGRVVIPIELRRTLGINEKDALEIYVEQERIILQKYKANMTCQVTGEVSDDNMKLADGKLILSPEGAELLIKEIQASMETAK encoded by the coding sequence ATGAAATCTACAGGTATTGTACGTAAAGTTGACGAATTAGGGCGGGTAGTCATTCCAATTGAACTGCGCCGAACATTAGGAATTAATGAGAAAGACGCTCTGGAGATTTATGTAGAACAAGAGCGCATCATCCTTCAAAAATATAAAGCAAACATGACTTGCCAGGTTACAGGTGAAGTTTCCGATGACAATATGAAACTTGCTGACGGTAAATTAATACTTAGCCCTGAAGGTGCCGAACTTCTAATTAAAGAAATTCAAGCCAGCATGGAAACTGCTAAATAA
- a CDS encoding multidrug efflux SMR transporter — MSTNWIKVFIAAFFEVFWVIGLKHADDFWTWSGTVISIIISFYLMIMAGRKLPVGTVYAVFVGMGTAGTVFSEIIFFGESFKLSKTLLILLLLSGVIGLKLVTDDKAEKGDES; from the coding sequence ATGAGCACAAACTGGATTAAAGTATTCATTGCAGCTTTTTTTGAAGTATTTTGGGTGATTGGCTTAAAACATGCAGATGACTTTTGGACTTGGTCTGGAACGGTCATTTCGATCATCATCAGTTTTTATTTGATGATAATGGCTGGCAGGAAGCTTCCTGTCGGAACGGTATATGCCGTTTTTGTCGGTATGGGGACGGCCGGGACCGTTTTTTCCGAAATCATTTTCTTTGGGGAATCCTTCAAGCTGAGCAAGACGCTATTGATTCTCCTCTTATTATCAGGAGTGATCGGCTTGAAACTAGTGACTGATGATAAAGCTGAGAAAGGGGATGAATCTTAA
- a CDS encoding DUF817 domain-containing protein: protein MRALKQLVRFGWEQALSCLFPAVIFASLAITKFIPLPFLPRYDWLLIICLLMQWWMVRSGLETKDELKVITLFHLIGLALELFKVHMGSWTYPEEGYFKIFGVPLYSGFMYASVASYLCQAWRRLKVELVKWPPFLAVVALAAAIYLNFFTHHYWIDVRWWLSGLVIIVFWRSWVTYEVGGTRYRMPIALSFVLIGFFIWIAENIATFFGAWEYPNQTDAWSLVHLGKVSSWLLLVIVSFLIVATLKQVKGKDSTKMDASQFL from the coding sequence ATGAGAGCACTGAAACAACTCGTTCGTTTTGGTTGGGAGCAGGCTTTATCATGCTTGTTTCCTGCCGTTATTTTTGCCTCTTTGGCTATTACAAAATTCATACCGCTTCCCTTCCTGCCGCGGTATGACTGGCTGCTCATCATCTGCCTTCTGATGCAGTGGTGGATGGTGCGTTCCGGGCTTGAAACAAAGGATGAACTAAAGGTTATCACATTGTTCCACCTTATTGGACTTGCTCTTGAACTTTTCAAGGTACATATGGGCTCCTGGACTTATCCAGAGGAAGGATATTTCAAAATTTTTGGAGTGCCTCTGTATAGCGGATTCATGTACGCAAGTGTAGCGAGTTATCTTTGCCAGGCGTGGAGGAGATTAAAGGTTGAACTGGTCAAGTGGCCACCGTTTTTGGCCGTGGTAGCTCTTGCCGCTGCGATTTATTTGAATTTTTTCACCCACCATTATTGGATCGATGTTCGTTGGTGGTTATCTGGACTTGTCATCATCGTCTTTTGGCGATCATGGGTCACATACGAGGTTGGCGGAACCCGTTATCGTATGCCAATCGCACTTTCATTCGTTCTCATCGGATTTTTTATATGGATAGCCGAAAATATTGCAACATTCTTTGGAGCTTGGGAATATCCAAACCAAACCGATGCATGGAGTCTCGTTCATCTAGGAAAGGTAAGTTCATGGCTCTTATTAGTGATTGTTAGCTTTCTTATAGTAGCGACGCTAAAACAGGTTAAGGGGAAAGATTCCACTAAGATGGATGCGAGTCAATTTTTATAA
- a CDS encoding DUF2975 domain-containing protein yields the protein MKLGTTLFLKIAVIFIGIPVLALCIFFVPEIANFAAELYPDMTYLKYLVFIDLYASAIPFYFALYQAFKLLSFIDKNKAFSELSVRALKTIKNCAITISGLYVLGMPLFYLIADMDDAPGIILIGMVVIFASMVIAVFAAVLQRLLQEAIDIKSENDLIV from the coding sequence ATGAAACTAGGAACAACACTCTTTTTAAAGATAGCTGTTATTTTTATTGGAATTCCGGTTCTTGCCTTGTGCATCTTTTTTGTGCCTGAGATAGCGAACTTTGCAGCAGAATTATATCCGGATATGACTTATTTGAAATATCTTGTTTTTATCGATTTGTATGCATCGGCGATACCTTTTTACTTTGCTCTATATCAAGCCTTTAAACTTTTAAGCTTTATTGACAAGAACAAAGCTTTCTCGGAATTATCTGTAAGAGCGTTAAAGACTATAAAAAATTGTGCAATCACAATCAGTGGCTTGTATGTGTTAGGCATGCCGCTCTTTTATCTCATAGCGGATATGGATGACGCCCCTGGTATCATATTGATCGGAATGGTCGTTATTTTTGCTTCAATGGTGATTGCAGTCTTTGCTGCTGTTCTTCAAAGGCTTTTACAAGAAGCCATCGATATAAAATCAGAAAATGACTTAATAGTCTGA